The following proteins are encoded in a genomic region of Toxotes jaculatrix isolate fToxJac2 chromosome 3, fToxJac2.pri, whole genome shotgun sequence:
- the LOC121179552 gene encoding leucine-rich repeat-containing protein 3-like translates to MCTGWCEERCTSISGRRQRGKGVDHHSWLCFSLLFSVLWGQASPQCPDSCHCAWDTATVLCSDAGLQEIPEGIPPETVSLHLERNYIRNIPESAFSDLVHLRDLYLSHNRIDSLASGALRHLGPELRLLDLSHNQLRQANREEFGSTRAKTRLYHNPWHCDCALQELMETLNLEPETVNGIVCESSVRGVGEGSRWEDPSSQSEHAGQPLVKLLDSGVNFCSLQRKTTDVAMLVTMFVWFFMVIVYVVYYVRQNQAEARRHLEYLKSLPSPRKTPTETDTLSTGF, encoded by the coding sequence ATGTGCACAGGCTGGTGTGAGGAGAGATGTACCAGCATCAGTGGAAGAAGACAGAGGGGTAAAGGAGTGGATCATCATTCATGGCTGTGCTTCTCACTCTTATTCTCTGTTCTGTGGGGCCAAGCGTCCCCCCAGTGCCCGGACAGCTGCCACTGTGCCTGGGACACGGCCACGGTGCTGTGCTCAGATGCTGGGTTGCAGGAGATCCCGGAGGGGATCCCACCGGAAACTGTCTCCCTCCACCTGGAACGCAACTACATCCGTAACATCCCGGAGAGTGCCTTCAGTGACCTGGTCCACCTGCGGGACCTGTACCTGTCCCACAACCGCATCGACTCGCTTGCTTCGGGGGCCCTGCGGCATCTGGGCCCTGAGCTGCGCCTGCTGGACCTCTCACATAACCAGCTGAGGCAGGCCAACAGGGAGGAGTTTGGCTCCACACGTGCAAAGACACGTCTCTACCACAACCCCTGGCACTGTGACTGCGCCCTGCAGGAGCTAATGGAGACTCTGAACCTGGAGCCCGAAACGGTGAACGGGATCGTTTGTGAGAGCTCTGTGCGGGGTGTGGGCGAGGGGAGCAGGTGGGAGGACCCGAGTTCGCAGAGTGAGCATGCAGGTCAACCGCTGGTCAAACTCTTGGATTCTGGGGTGAACTTCTGCAGCCTCCAGAGGAAAACCACTGATGTGGCCATGCTGGTGACAATGTTTGTGTGGTTCTTTATGGTCATTGTGTATGTTGTGTACTATGTGAGACAGAACCAAGCCGAAGCCCGCAGGCATTTGGAGTATCTGAAGAGTTTACCCAGCCCACGCAAGACCCCCACTGAGACAGACACCCTAAGCACCGGTTTCTGA